Proteins encoded within one genomic window of Acidobacteriota bacterium:
- a CDS encoding IPT/TIG domain-containing protein, with the protein MNTRQFFDLSAVRSPKRWIHILMAVTGFAVAAFWLFSTPATSHGQVQDGSATARPSSPSLDEFLTPETRFQLPAALVNAPLEDPEDADDEFEVDDTADAARQGTAKTPKIKKIQPKRVAAAGPEFRLRVNGENFKNGAAVLLNGTAVPTIFRNRRSLFAQVPTSLTVTAGTVSVVAKNPDGTTTQPASFEIVNGLDGLEITALQPAIVLESTPDFVLKIAGTGFRDKIEARVAGIKTAQLVRRREPDGLVLLLVRSRDVAKAGSVPIQVQNKNGLSKVFNLLIAPPPPRIESTDPIRLELNAADTEVKIRGRNFTNKARVIASGTVIPSEFVNDTRIDATFPAALLKETKQLEVAVEIPDEGISDFALLPVAETDPIIFGISPTRIVAGEPDFQLNISGINLTKQKKKTRVLVNGESVKFEDTSGRELRIQIKKELVESPGSITIMVTVDDVTANTATLLVEPATTTSTMAGDTPGFRDGVTTKAWFTRPSRAAIGADGKIYIADQLNHAIRQFDPSSGQVTTIAGDGIQGYVDTADIDTTDKNENNDRVRFNNPLGVAVDAAGVIYVADFGNDVIRRIRRTDSQVTVDTFAGENILSKNEDTGFKERVGRFGFINGDGDESRFSGPDGIILAPDGKLYVADAFNNVIRVITPQGEEPPVVSAVFGLASPGIVDGEGIGIRFNRPTSIALKGTQLYVADYGNNRIRVIDLTGPSVTTLTGVVGEGNNDGPRFTAKLNGPLGLTVIGDEVFVVDNTSNRIRRVEPNGEISTVAGKVEEFADGLGPKARFRQPRDLLTIGQSIFVVDQGNHRLRQVQ; encoded by the coding sequence ATGAATACTCGTCAATTTTTTGATCTTTCCGCAGTTCGTTCACCCAAACGGTGGATTCACATACTGATGGCCGTCACTGGTTTTGCAGTGGCTGCTTTCTGGTTGTTTTCAACTCCGGCAACTTCACACGGGCAGGTGCAAGATGGTTCAGCGACTGCCCGTCCATCCAGTCCATCTCTGGACGAGTTTCTCACCCCTGAAACTCGATTCCAGTTGCCTGCGGCGCTGGTCAATGCCCCGCTCGAAGATCCAGAGGACGCAGACGATGAATTTGAAGTTGACGACACCGCTGATGCTGCACGTCAGGGGACAGCCAAAACTCCGAAAATTAAAAAAATTCAACCCAAACGGGTTGCCGCTGCCGGTCCCGAATTTCGACTCCGGGTCAATGGCGAAAACTTTAAAAATGGCGCCGCGGTGTTGCTCAATGGGACGGCGGTTCCCACCATTTTCCGCAACCGCCGAAGTCTGTTTGCCCAGGTTCCAACCAGCTTAACCGTGACGGCTGGAACTGTTTCCGTGGTGGCTAAAAACCCGGATGGCACCACCACCCAACCCGCTTCATTTGAAATCGTGAATGGATTGGACGGACTGGAAATCACGGCCCTGCAACCAGCGATTGTGCTCGAAAGCACCCCTGATTTTGTGCTGAAAATTGCCGGAACTGGTTTTCGCGATAAAATTGAGGCGCGGGTGGCGGGTATCAAAACCGCCCAGCTTGTGCGTCGTCGGGAGCCAGATGGACTGGTGTTGTTGCTGGTGCGATCACGCGATGTGGCCAAAGCCGGTTCGGTGCCAATCCAGGTTCAAAACAAAAATGGTCTCTCCAAAGTGTTTAATCTGTTGATTGCACCGCCGCCACCGCGAATTGAGTCAACAGACCCAATTCGGCTGGAACTCAATGCCGCTGATACCGAAGTCAAAATCCGAGGCCGAAACTTCACCAACAAGGCCCGCGTCATCGCCAGTGGCACCGTTATTCCGTCGGAATTTGTCAACGACACCCGGATTGACGCCACCTTCCCCGCGGCATTGCTCAAAGAAACCAAACAGCTTGAAGTTGCGGTTGAAATCCCGGATGAGGGAATTTCAGATTTTGCCTTGCTGCCAGTGGCTGAAACGGATCCGATTATTTTTGGAATTTCACCGACCCGGATTGTCGCCGGTGAGCCTGATTTTCAGTTGAATATCAGCGGAATCAACCTGACCAAGCAAAAGAAGAAAACCCGCGTTCTGGTCAATGGCGAGTCCGTCAAGTTTGAAGATACCAGTGGACGCGAATTACGAATTCAAATCAAAAAGGAACTGGTGGAATCTCCAGGTTCCATCACGATTATGGTGACCGTGGATGATGTCACCGCCAACACCGCAACGTTGCTGGTTGAGCCGGCCACCACCACCTCAACCATGGCTGGTGATACCCCTGGTTTTCGGGACGGTGTGACCACCAAAGCCTGGTTTACCCGCCCCAGCCGGGCCGCTATTGGCGCCGATGGCAAAATTTATATTGCTGATCAACTCAATCATGCCATTCGTCAGTTTGATCCATCTTCTGGTCAAGTCACCACAATTGCCGGGGATGGCATTCAAGGATATGTTGATACCGCCGACATTGACACCACCGACAAGAATGAAAATAACGACCGGGTGCGATTTAACAATCCACTTGGGGTCGCCGTGGATGCGGCAGGTGTCATTTATGTCGCTGATTTTGGCAATGATGTGATCCGCCGGATTCGCCGCACCGACTCGCAGGTGACGGTTGATACATTTGCCGGTGAGAACATTTTGAGCAAAAACGAAGACACTGGCTTTAAAGAACGCGTCGGTCGGTTTGGGTTTATCAACGGCGATGGCGACGAATCCCGATTCAGCGGACCTGACGGCATCATTCTGGCACCAGATGGAAAATTATATGTGGCCGATGCTTTTAACAATGTGATTCGGGTGATTACACCGCAGGGTGAAGAGCCGCCAGTCGTATCGGCTGTTTTTGGATTGGCGTCGCCAGGAATTGTGGATGGTGAAGGAATTGGGATTCGGTTTAATCGCCCAACGTCCATCGCCCTCAAGGGAACTCAGTTGTACGTGGCTGATTACGGGAATAATCGCATCCGAGTCATTGATCTCACTGGTCCAAGCGTTACTACCTTAACCGGCGTGGTGGGTGAAGGGAATAACGACGGCCCACGGTTTACCGCCAAATTGAATGGGCCTCTCGGGTTGACCGTCATCGGCGACGAGGTTTTTGTGGTTGATAACACAAGCAATCGCATTCGCCGGGTTGAGCCAAACGGAGAAATCAGCACCGTTGCCGGCAAGGTCGAGGAATTTGCCGATGGCCTTGGCCCCAAAGCCCGATTCCGCCAGCCGCGTGATTTACTGACCATTGGTCAAAGCATCTTTGTGGTTGACCAGGGCAACCACCGCCTCCGCCAGGTGCAGTAA
- a CDS encoding ATP-binding cassette domain-containing protein yields MPRRNAHPLPPLTENLPGILESYQFFLRYTRPYRLLFMVAFFALAVTSGLSLAFPFLFGRLVDVVFRHQNIDRLNSFLYVLVVILVVQIIFNVGRSYCLHYISEKIVTDIRKDLYAHILKLSINFFANRRVGEIASRLNADVTSIQATITSNLVDAVRQIAWGIGGVTAMALLNLKMTLLTLAVLPFLVIAAMLVGRIVRSRSLRVQDYLAKANAVLKESFSGIRTVQAFNREPFEFNRYITYIEGAHHEALSRAKARSIFTAFAEITLFGGILLMLWFSVGEIKGNRLSAGQLMSFLLYATGVNAAIGAGAGLYLAAQQALGASQRVIELFKTQPEVIDDPRAVPLTKVEGKVEFHNVSFSYPGHEEKRVLDGVSITANPGDVIALVGLTGAGKSTIISLIPRFYDVLGGSITLDGQDIRQIPLVDLREQIAIVPQDAVLFHSTVLENIIYGRVDATEAEVEVAARAAHAHDFILALPNGYQTVIGERGIKLSGGQRQRLSIARALLKDPKILILDEATSSLDSESERLVQDALDKLMRNRTSFVIAHRLGTIRQATRILVLDDGKIVEEGTHEELLDADGLYKKLYSLQFRDIQSESPELAVSEFEFEEEPVETEE; encoded by the coding sequence ATGCCACGACGTAATGCCCACCCACTTCCACCCCTGACTGAAAACCTTCCGGGAATTCTTGAGAGTTATCAATTTTTTCTTCGATACACCAGGCCCTACCGTTTGTTGTTTATGGTGGCATTTTTTGCCCTTGCGGTAACCAGTGGGCTCAGCCTTGCCTTTCCATTTTTATTTGGAAGATTGGTGGATGTGGTTTTTCGGCATCAAAATATTGACCGCCTGAATTCATTTCTATATGTGCTGGTCGTGATTTTGGTGGTGCAGATTATTTTTAATGTTGGGCGCTCCTATTGCCTGCACTATATCTCGGAAAAAATCGTCACTGATATTCGCAAAGACCTGTATGCCCACATTCTCAAATTGTCGATCAACTTTTTTGCCAATCGGCGGGTTGGGGAAATTGCCTCCCGATTAAATGCCGATGTGACATCAATTCAGGCCACCATTACTTCCAATCTGGTTGATGCTGTCCGTCAAATTGCCTGGGGGATTGGCGGCGTGACCGCGATGGCCCTGCTCAATTTGAAAATGACCCTGTTAACCCTGGCAGTATTACCATTTTTGGTGATTGCCGCGATGCTGGTTGGTCGCATTGTTCGCAGCCGGAGTCTGCGAGTTCAGGATTATCTGGCCAAAGCAAACGCTGTTTTAAAAGAATCGTTTTCTGGGATTCGAACCGTGCAGGCGTTTAACCGCGAACCTTTTGAATTTAATCGCTATATCACCTATATCGAAGGTGCTCACCACGAAGCCCTCAGCCGCGCCAAAGCCCGGAGCATTTTTACTGCTTTTGCCGAAATTACCTTGTTTGGCGGCATCCTCTTGATGTTGTGGTTCAGTGTTGGTGAAATCAAAGGGAACCGTCTGTCTGCTGGACAGTTAATGTCTTTTTTGTTGTATGCCACTGGAGTCAACGCCGCCATCGGTGCTGGTGCCGGGCTGTATTTGGCGGCACAACAGGCGTTGGGCGCGTCACAACGAGTGATTGAACTCTTCAAAACCCAGCCGGAAGTAATTGACGACCCACGGGCTGTTCCGCTTACCAAAGTTGAGGGTAAAGTCGAGTTTCACAATGTATCATTTTCCTACCCTGGGCACGAAGAAAAACGAGTGCTGGATGGCGTCTCGATTACGGCCAATCCAGGGGACGTCATTGCGCTGGTGGGGCTCACGGGGGCTGGAAAATCAACCATTATTTCCCTGATTCCGCGATTTTATGACGTGCTTGGCGGAAGCATCACCCTGGATGGTCAGGACATTCGCCAGATTCCCCTGGTTGATCTGCGCGAACAAATTGCGATTGTTCCGCAGGATGCCGTCTTATTTCATAGCACGGTACTGGAAAACATCATCTATGGGCGGGTGGATGCCACCGAAGCTGAAGTGGAAGTTGCTGCCCGGGCCGCCCATGCCCACGATTTTATTCTGGCGCTCCCCAACGGCTATCAAACCGTGATCGGAGAACGGGGGATTAAGCTTTCTGGCGGCCAACGCCAGCGGCTTTCGATTGCTCGGGCGTTGCTGAAAGATCCCAAAATCCTGATTTTAGACGAAGCGACCAGCTCGCTTGATTCCGAGTCGGAACGGCTGGTTCAGGACGCCCTCGACAAGTTGATGCGGAACCGAACCAGTTTTGTGATTGCTCACCGGTTGGGCACGATTCGGCAGGCGACTCGGATCCTGGTGCTTGATGACGGAAAAATTGTTGAGGAAGGTACCCACGAAGAGCTTCTGGATGCGGATGGGCTCTATAAGAAGCTCTACTCGCTCCAATTTCGCGATATCCAGAGCGAGTCGCCAGAATTAGCCGTGTCAGAGTTTGAATTTGAAGAAGAACCCGTCGAAACTGAAGAATGA
- the ybeY gene encoding rRNA maturation RNase YbeY produces MISFINRQRRERLERTVICQLAEQTADLLGLSRFEISLVFVGDPVMQTLNQQYRGIDKPTDVLSFPLIELPSPYESGAATQLKRFQVTEGDILGEVVISTHTARRYAQELNLTFPVEIKTLIIHGILHLRGYDHETDQGEMQRLERKLRKQLITNQVEW; encoded by the coding sequence ATGATTTCTTTTATCAATCGTCAGCGTCGTGAACGGCTTGAAAGAACTGTGATTTGCCAGCTTGCCGAGCAAACCGCTGACCTCCTTGGGCTCAGCCGGTTTGAAATCAGTCTGGTGTTTGTCGGTGACCCGGTGATGCAAACGCTCAATCAGCAATACCGGGGAATTGATAAACCGACCGATGTGCTGTCATTTCCACTCATTGAGCTTCCCTCGCCCTATGAATCAGGTGCTGCCACTCAACTCAAGCGGTTTCAAGTAACTGAAGGGGATATTCTGGGTGAAGTTGTGATTTCAACCCATACGGCGCGTCGGTATGCGCAGGAACTCAACTTGACATTCCCGGTTGAAATTAAGACACTGATCATTCACGGAATATTGCATTTACGCGGATATGACCATGAAACGGACCAGGGGGAGATGCAACGCCTTGAGCGGAAATTGCGCAAGCAACTCATCACCAACCAGGTCGAATGGTAG
- a CDS encoding Uma2 family endonuclease yields MMFGDLLLKPAKPALTSQVSGEIFASLRVFARTNKLGIAVPGNAAFFVHLPHRKHLSPDVAYYIGPRTDKDFFPQAPVLAVEIRSENDYGLQAEEELHRRRADYFQAGTEVVWDVDLQSDEVIRVYRATNPEHPTIYRRGDFAEAEPALSGWTMLVDDLFDEETK; encoded by the coding sequence ATGATGTTCGGAGATTTGCTACTCAAACCAGCGAAACCAGCCTTGACCAGTCAGGTCAGCGGAGAAATTTTCGCCAGCCTGCGGGTTTTTGCTCGAACCAATAAACTTGGAATCGCGGTTCCTGGAAACGCGGCGTTTTTTGTTCACCTGCCACACCGAAAACATCTGAGCCCGGATGTTGCTTATTACATCGGCCCCCGAACGGATAAAGATTTTTTTCCTCAGGCACCAGTTCTGGCAGTTGAGATTCGCAGTGAAAATGACTATGGGCTTCAGGCAGAAGAAGAACTCCACCGACGGCGGGCTGATTATTTTCAGGCTGGGACCGAAGTCGTCTGGGATGTTGATTTGCAAAGTGATGAGGTCATTCGGGTCTATCGGGCGACAAACCCTGAACATCCAACGATTTACCGACGCGGTGACTTTGCCGAAGCTGAACCGGCTTTATCGGGATGGACCATGCTGGTTGATGATTTATTTGATGAAGAGACGAAATAA
- a CDS encoding HlyC/CorC family transporter — MDYEIALASFTLVVLVILSVVESAHGCLSDLALRSLASEAHSAHPARARFLRYLLDHRQLFWLTLSFGIQTSIILLALLLADLIGHFQIIPPMFVLPLVFIVTVTLVLIFRQFLPRLLVQNSPGPFLMRLLPVFEPYFRVAYLFVFPVHEILKTFRESQDLSVTPDSFQTAGSDEDLKALIDVGAEEGIIEESDSELIQSIIEFGDTVVKEVMTKRSAMVCIEDSATIEQVRDLMVQERHSRLPVYQGNPDNIVGVVYVRDLLGCWSENQTTELAGVIARPAYFVPENKSVADLLEDMQKSKTQIALVIDEFGGVAGLVTIEDILEEIVGEIEDEDVEETSPEELEIVEEGEGWYLVRGSTEIRKIEVLFDVELEADDFTTVNGLIIKSLERVPNAGEQFFLRGLHIEILEADGRAIRRVRLQWHDGTESTMANRETEAANSSNFEL, encoded by the coding sequence ATGGATTATGAGATAGCTTTGGCCAGCTTCACGCTGGTCGTTCTGGTGATTTTGTCAGTCGTCGAAAGCGCCCATGGCTGCCTCAGCGATCTGGCACTGCGGTCGCTTGCTTCCGAAGCCCACAGTGCCCATCCAGCCAGAGCCCGATTTTTGCGCTATTTGTTGGACCATCGCCAGTTGTTTTGGTTGACCTTATCATTCGGAATCCAGACATCCATCATTCTGCTCGCTTTGTTGCTGGCTGACCTGATCGGCCACTTCCAAATCATCCCCCCGATGTTTGTTTTGCCGCTGGTGTTTATCGTCACGGTCACCCTGGTTCTGATTTTTCGTCAGTTTTTACCTCGATTGCTGGTTCAAAACTCACCAGGGCCATTTCTGATGCGGTTGTTACCCGTCTTTGAGCCCTATTTTCGAGTTGCCTACCTGTTTGTCTTTCCCGTCCACGAAATCCTCAAGACGTTTCGCGAATCCCAGGACCTCAGCGTGACCCCCGACAGTTTTCAAACGGCTGGCTCCGACGAAGATTTGAAAGCACTGATTGATGTTGGGGCAGAAGAAGGCATCATTGAGGAATCCGATAGTGAACTCATCCAATCCATCATTGAGTTTGGCGACACGGTGGTGAAAGAAGTCATGACCAAGCGTTCAGCCATGGTCTGTATTGAGGATTCAGCCACAATTGAGCAAGTCCGCGATCTCATGGTCCAGGAACGACATTCACGGCTGCCGGTATATCAGGGGAACCCAGACAATATTGTGGGTGTGGTCTATGTTCGCGACCTGCTGGGATGCTGGAGTGAAAACCAAACGACTGAATTAGCCGGAGTGATTGCCCGTCCTGCCTATTTTGTCCCTGAAAACAAGTCCGTCGCTGATTTGCTGGAAGATATGCAAAAGTCAAAAACCCAAATTGCACTGGTGATTGACGAGTTTGGTGGTGTCGCCGGGTTGGTGACGATTGAAGACATTTTGGAAGAAATCGTGGGCGAAATCGAAGACGAAGACGTCGAGGAAACCAGTCCCGAAGAACTGGAGATTGTCGAAGAAGGGGAAGGCTGGTATCTGGTCAGGGGCAGTACTGAAATTCGCAAAATTGAAGTGCTGTTTGATGTCGAACTCGAAGCCGATGATTTTACAACTGTCAACGGGCTGATCATTAAATCCCTCGAACGCGTCCCCAACGCTGGAGAGCAGTTCTTCCTGCGGGGGTTACACATTGAAATCCTCGAAGCTGACGGGCGCGCAATTCGACGAGTTCGGCTTCAATGGCATGATGGTACTGAATCAACGATGGCAAACCGCGAAACGGAGGCGGCCAATTCTTCCAATTTTGAACTTTAG